CGACCAGGGCCTGACCGAAGCGCTCATCCGGGACACCTGCGACTGCGCACTCGCGGATACCCTCGAGCTGGCTGAGTGCATCTTCGGTCTGGCGTGGGAAGACGTTCTCGCCACCGGAGACAATCATGTCGTCCTCGCGACCGGAGATGTAGAGCAAGCCGTTTTCCATGCGACCCAGGTCACCGGTACAGACCATGCCGTCAATGACCTGCTTGTCCGCGCCCGGGCGGGTGTAGCCCTCGTACAACATGTTGTTGCCGACGAAGATTCGACCGGTCTCGCCGTCGGCGACGCGGTTGCCGTCTTCGTCGAGAATCTGGACACGAGTGCCCAGCGGTGCGCGACCAGCTGTGGTTGGGTTTGCCTTGAGCTCATCCGGGTTAGCAATGGTTGCCCAGCTGACCTCCGTGGAACCGTACTGGTTGTAGAGAACCGGCCCGAAGCGCTCGAGGGTCTTGGTGACAATTCCCTCTGGAATAGCCGAACCGCAGGATGCGATGACCTTTAGCGATGTCGCGCCGATGTCGTAGTTGTCCGGGAGAATCTCAATCATGCGCTGCAGCATGGTCGGCACCAGGAAGATGGTGTGCGGAGAGTGCTGCTCGATAATGCGCAGGCTGTCGGCTGGATCGAACTTGCGGCGCATAATCATGGTGGAACGCAGTGCGATGCACAGCTGCGCAGTCGCGAATCCCCAGGTGTGGAACAGCGGAGCCGCAAGGTAAGCCGGGCGACGCTGACGCAGAGGAATTCGGCTCATGATGGAAGATGCCGGCATCCAGCTGCGCGGCTCCGGACGCTTGGCACCCTTTGGAGTGCCGGTGGTTCCGGAAGTCAGAATAATAACGCGGCCACGGCGCGGGCGGGTTGGCAGCTCGGCGGTCGGCCACTTTGCCGGCGGTGCTGTCTTCAGCATCTCCTGCATGGAGGTCCAGCCCTCGCGAACGCAGGAGGTGTCACCGTAGTTTTCAAACCACGACACGGCGACCGGGCACTCATCGAAGTCCTCCGGCAGCATGTGAGTGAATTCCTCATCAATGAACAGGAAGTCAATCTTCTGTTCACGAATTACGGCCAGAGTCTGCTCGGCGGAGGCGCCGGTATTGAGCAGCACCAGGTCGGTGCCGAGACGACCGTGGGCACACAGAGCCATAATGAAACCGCGGTGGTTGCGAGCCAGCACACCGATGCGGTCGCGCTGCTGAATATCGCCGTGACGGAGTGCTCGCGCCAGGGCAGTGGAGCGCTCGTGCAGCTCCTCGTAGGTCAGCGAGCCGCCATCATCAATAATCGCAGTGTGGTGCGGATCGCGGCCGGCTGCAATGCCGAGGAGACCAGCTGGCAGGAAGTCCCAGCGGTAGATGGAACTTAATGCCTTACCAGCCGCGCCGGGCCCCATCGAGCCGAGGACGCCAGCCTGAGTCACCGGTGCGAGTCCGAGAACGAGGTCCGAGGTAGCTCGCGAAGCTTTGCGCACCTTATTGAGAATCGAGGTCTGTGGATTAGATGTCATAGTCACTCATCTTCCGTGGTTCATGTCCTGTGGTCTTCGGAGAGGCCTAATCAGGCGAAACCTCATCGGTAGGACTGCCGATTTAGTTTCTTTTACAGTAAGAATAAGTGTCCTAGGTCACTTTTGTGCGCCTTTTTGCAAAATTTTTTATCAGAAACGAATAGTTGTGAAGATATGAGGCGTGACCAGTGAAGATGGTCAAGTATCAGTTCTCTTTCGCAGCTCAATGGGTGCTGACCTTAGCCGGGGAGGGTTCTGGTTTGGAGCTGATTCTTTTGGGGAAAGCTCCTGAAACGTGTTCTAATCCAGCTGCGCCCTCGACTCGGTGGCGAAGGGCGAACCTATCCGATACGACTCCAGTCCAGACCACTACGGTGACGTCGACTGAGGAGCTGGACGATGATCGCGATGACGTTGATGACACGGATGATGATCGTGACGATGACCGTGTGAACAATTAGTCTTCTAATCGGCGCCGTAGATTTTGTGAATTATCGGCCCCACGTAACCCATGAACCCCAGCTCACTAGTGAGCTGGGGTTCATGGGCGTTTATGGCAGGGACGCTATTTATTGTTCTTCAGTGTCCGGTTTCTTATTGAGCTCAGCGGCATTACTGACCTTTTCGGCAATATCTGTGGCCTTTTCCTCTGCGTCGGCCCATGGCCCAGAGTCAGAGACCCACACATTGAGCCGAAGATAATCATCATTGTGGATGATTGATTTTAAGTAGCCGTCGGTTAATTTCCCTGTCTTGTCGTCACTACTTTCTCCGCTAACTAGAATGATGATCTCCCCGTCGGGATTTTCGAACTCGTACGAGCAGCCAACGCCTAGGGAGCCCCAACTAGTCTGTTGCGCCCCTGTTTCTGCGGGCATGTAGTCGCGAGCATCGCAGACGTTCAGCCAGTCGAGCGCCTTTTTGTAGTTATAAGCGGCTGCGGCAGCTTGGTCGGACTTGAGGCTCTCGCGATGAGTTTTCGAGTTCTTGTCCTCCAGCTCATCAATCTTTGTTTGCAGCTCGCTTTCCCGCTCCTCTGCCTGCTGTTGCAACGAGTAAATCTCTTCATTCGCGCTTGCAAGTTCGGACTCAGCATTCTTACCGCCCATGGCAAAACCTGCCGCGCCGGCAACAATCACTCCGACTGCGCCAAGGATGAGCGGCAACGTCAATGGCTTACTCTTTCCGGACTTAGTGCCGAAAGCTCTCTCCGACACTTTCTCGGAAGTGCCCGACTGGTTGCTATTCCACGGATCGATGGGTTCGTGAGTGCTCATTTTTATCCGACTACCTTTACTTTCTGTGCAATTGTGATGGGTTCGAATCCCGGTTGCTGGGCTGTCACAGCAACGATGTATTCACCGGGTCCTGTAAACGTTGCGTAGGCCTTCTCCCCAAACCGGCGAACGATTTGGCAAGGAGTATGTTGTCCAGTCACACCTGCGCTGGCACTTGCAGTCGGCTTGCCTTCGGCATCGTAGACCTCCACCTTGTTTTCGCAGGTTTCAGTTCCTCCGGTCTGGCTGAAATTCCACAGCAACCTGACGTTTGCTTCGCCATCAACCAGGGGATAGGTCAACAGGCTATTGGCCCCCTCGAAAGGAAACGTGATCCGAGCAGTGTCGAAGCCGCCCAATTCTTTTTGGTGAGCAGTTGCGTCAATCTTGACGTTTTGGCGCTTGGCGCTGCCAGGCTCCATGCCGCCAATTTTGGTCAGCTCCATCGAGCTGTTCAGCGTTACTACACCAGAGTCATCGTCCGAATCCGAAAGTTCGCTGTTGGGAGAATTCTTATCCTGCGAACTGTTGGCATATTCCTGTTCTGGATCTTCCGACTCGGTCGAACTCTCAGTCGAGCTAGGGGTCTCGGATTGTGCATCAGAAGCAGGGGACGTTTCTGTAACTGTCACCACTG
The nucleotide sequence above comes from Corynebacterium amycolatum. Encoded proteins:
- a CDS encoding AMP-binding protein, which translates into the protein MTSNPQTSILNKVRKASRATSDLVLGLAPVTQAGVLGSMGPGAAGKALSSIYRWDFLPAGLLGIAAGRDPHHTAIIDDGGSLTYEELHERSTALARALRHGDIQQRDRIGVLARNHRGFIMALCAHGRLGTDLVLLNTGASAEQTLAVIREQKIDFLFIDEEFTHMLPEDFDECPVAVSWFENYGDTSCVREGWTSMQEMLKTAPPAKWPTAELPTRPRRGRVIILTSGTTGTPKGAKRPEPRSWMPASSIMSRIPLRQRRPAYLAAPLFHTWGFATAQLCIALRSTMIMRRKFDPADSLRIIEQHSPHTIFLVPTMLQRMIEILPDNYDIGATSLKVIASCGSAIPEGIVTKTLERFGPVLYNQYGSTEVSWATIANPDELKANPTTAGRAPLGTRVQILDEDGNRVADGETGRIFVGNNMLYEGYTRPGADKQVIDGMVCTGDLGRMENGLLYISGREDDMIVSGGENVFPRQTEDALSQLEGIRECAVAGVPDERFGQALVAWVVRDDSPEGRALTNEQIRTYVKQRLSRFAVPRETVFLDELPRNAVGKVVPRHLPKPWENVTEEKVA